The DNA sequence CGAGTACTTCGACGCGCAGGGCATCACGAAACGCGACGGCGACACCCGCACTATCGGCAAGCTCGGTTAGCCGGCGGCGCGGTCGCGTTTGACAGCCCTCCTTCGCGTCCGCACAATACCGCCCTGGAGGCGAATGGGTCCTGGTGGGCTCCGCGGTCTTCAAAACCGACGTGGGGCGTGAAGAGCGTCCTGGGTGTGTTCGATTCGCACGCGCCTCCGCCATGCGAATACCAGCCAGAATGCGCTCCGGCGACAATGCTTGAGGCGACCTTCGACGGTCGCCTCAAGCATTTCGACGCACTCCTGATGAGTGAGGAAACCGTGCGGAGTGGGCGCGGCAGGTCGGAGCAATTGCGGATATACTGGAGGCGTCGAGTATGCGGAGGAGCTGACGTGGTCAAGAGCCATGACGACATAGTCCTCGAAGAGGCGACGCGGCGACTCGTTTGCGAGCTGAAGCCCACGAGTGTCTATCTCTTCGGCTCAAGGGCTCGCGGAACCGCATCCCCCGACAGCGACTTCGATTTCTTCGTGGTCGTTCCGTCTGGCGGGGAACGATCGCTCAGGCGGGCGCAGCGCGCTTATCGTGCGTTGCGCGGACTGGGTATCTCCAAAGACGTCGTGGTCACCACCGTGGATCGGTTCGATCGATTCAAAGGCCTCCAAGCGTCTCTTGAGTACGAAGTGGCGACTCAAGGTCGACTGCTGTATGGATGAGGCGCTTCGAGAGCTGGTCGATGGATGGCTTGCCAAGGCCGAGACGGACTGGAAGGCCGCGGGCCGTCTTGAGCCAGGCGATGATGAAGAGGACTACGATCCTGTCTACTACAATGTCGCCGCGTTTCATCTTCAGCAGGCGGCGGAGAAGACCCTAAAGGCGTTCTTGGCCCGTCACTCGGTCGCCTTCATGAAGACCCACCACCTAGACAAGCTACTTGGCTTGGCGGCGACGGTCGATGTTGGCTTCGACTCGCTTGCCGATGCCGCAGAGACTCTGGCCCCGTTCGCTGTCGAGGTTCGATACCCGGGCGACTGGGATGAACTGTCTCGGGATGAGTACGTTGAGGCTAGGCAGGCGGCGGAGAAGATCACGGAGACGGTCATGGAGCGGATGGGTGACCCCGGCGTAGGCTAACGTACGTGGACCTACAAGTCCGCGGAGGATCTCATCGGCTGGAATCGGCTGGAATCGGCTGGAATCCGGCTACATTCTCTCAATCCCTGTGTGTTGGCAGCATCGCCAATGTCGTGGCAACCCGTCGATGCCCAAGACCTACAAACGCCATGCGAAGCGCGGTACCCTCGACAAGACCGGAGCGCATCAGGTTCGCGAACGCCAAGGAGGCGCAGATGGACGCAATCGAGTGCATCATGACGCGGCGGTCGATCCGCCGCTACACTGGCGAGCCGGTCGCGCGCGAACTCGTCGACGGCGTGCTCGCCGCAGCGATGGCGGCGCCGAGTGCGGGCAACCAGCAGCCGTGGCGCTTCATCGTACTCGACGACCGCGAGGTGCTTCACGGGGCCGCCGGGACCACGCCGTACGGCCGCATGCTCGAAGAAGCCGCGTTCGCACTCGTGGTTTGCGCCGACACGGGCGACCTCAAGCACCCGACGATGTGGCAGCAGGACTGCTCGGCCGCCACCCAGAACGCGCTGCTCGCAGCCCATGCGCTCGGTCTCGGCGGCGTGTGGCTCGGCTTCTGGCCAAAGATGGAGCGCGTCACCCCGCTCAAAGAGCTGCTCGGCATCCCCGAGGGCGTGGAGCCGCTCGCGGTGCTCGCTTTCGGCCACCCTGCCGAGGAGAAACCCCCGGCGGGGCGCTTCGATCCCGCGTTCGTGCACGAGAACCGCTGGTAGGGCGGCGTGCTGTTATCGGCCGATAACCTGCGCTTCACCCTGCCGGGTGCTGACGGCGCCGCGGCCGTGGACGTGCTCGACGGCGTTGACTTCGCGGTGGGCGCGGGCGAGCTCGTCGACGTGGTGGGCCCGAGCGGCTGCGGCAAGACGACGCTGCTTCGCGCGCTCGCGCGGCTGCTCCCCGGCGCTACCGGCGCCCTCGCGCTCGACGGCCTCGACGCCGCCGACGTCCCCGCGGCCGAGTGGCGCGCCCGTGTCGCGCTCGCGCCGCAGGTCTCGGTCATGCGAGCGGGCACCGTCCGCGACAACCTCGTGCTCCCGTGGCGCTTGCGCGCTCGCGCCGCGATTGCCACGCCGCCGGACGCGCACCTGCGCGTCGCGCTCGACGGCGTGGGCCTCTCCGACATCTCTCTCGAGCGCGACGCGGCCAAGCTGTCGCTTGGCCAGGCCGCTCGCGTCGCTCTCCTCCGCGTGACGCTGACCGCTCCCGATGTGCTGCTCCTCGACGAGCCGGACGCCAACCTCGACGACGCGAGCGCCGCGCAGGTGCGCGCGATCTGCGAGCGGTTCGTGCGCGATGGAGGAGCGGCCGTGCGCGTGCGGCACTTGCGCTCCGACGACTTCGCGGCCCGCCGCTACCGCCTCGAGGGCGGCCACCTGAGCGAGGTGACCTGACGTGCCCGACGCCAACGCCGGAGTCATCGCCATCAGCTGGTGGCAGCTCGCCATCTCGACCGGCTTCGTGCTCGTGATCGGTGTCATCTCGATGCGGCTGGCTCTCGGTATCGAGAAGGATCTCGCCATCGCGACCGCGCGCACGTTCCTGCAGCTCACGCTGCTCGGGCTCGTCCTGCGCTGGGTGTTCCGCTTGGACTCGCCGTGGATCGTCCTTGGCATACTGCTCTTCATGATGGCGGCTGCCGCGCAGACGATCGTGAAGCGGGCGCCGGACGCGCCGCCGGGCATCCTTGGCAGCTCGATGATCGCGATGCTGCTCACGGGCTTCACGGTCACCTTCGCGGTCACCGGGCTGATCGTGCAGGTCGACCCGTGGTACCGCGCGCAGTACGTGATCCCGATCGCGGGGATGGTCCTTGGCAACTCGATGAACGGGATCGCGGTGGCGCTGGAGCGCACATTCGCCGAGATGGACAACCGGGCAGGGGAGATCTTCGCACTCACGGCGCTCGGCGCGACGCCGTGGGAGGCCGCGGGCGACATCGTGCGCATAGCCATTCGCGCCGGGCTCATCCCGACGATCAACTCGATGGCGGCGGCCGGGCTCGTGTTCATCCCCGGCATGATGACCGGCCAGGTGCTCGCCGGCGCCGACCCGCTGCACGCGGCGTACTACCAGATCGTCGTGATGCTCATGGTGTCTGCGGCGACCGCTCTCGGTTCCGTGCTCGCGGTGCTACTCTCGTTCCGACGACGGTTCACCGCCGACGGTATCTACCTGGAGAAGGGCTACCGGACGTGACGATGCTCGAGAACCCGTACGTGCGCATCACGAACAACTTCCTCCACGACATGGCGACCGGCATGTGGGCGGCCGGCCTGCTCGTGATCTGGCTGCTAGCCGCTCGCGTGACCGCCGCTACGCCCGCCGACGCCGTCTCCGCGCTCTCCGATGCGTCCCGCGCCGTCTTCTGGCTGCTGCTCGCCGCACTCGCGGTCATCATCGTCACCGGTGCGGTGCGGCTGCTTTACTGGCGGCGCCAGACACCTGCCGAGGAGCTTGCCGCCAAGCGCCGCGCGCTCGTCGTCAAGCACGTCGCGTTCGTGGTGATCTACGGCGGCGGGACCTGGTGGGCGTACGGGCTGTTGGGGTAGCCCTCTTCTTCCTCGAAGCGCATACCCTACCTCCTGAAACGGTTGTCGGCCAAGACTATCATTGCCACTGCGGCGGTGCCGAGCATGAACACGGCTTGGAGCCGGAGCCGGAGCCAATCCGGTTACGCGCATCACGTTCGATGGAATCTCTCGTCCGGGAGTGTGCGCGACCCTAGGCGCTAAGCCAATCCTCGCGTTCGATTCCCGCATTCCGCAGAATCCTCGCAGGCAAATCGACGCTGACGGCTCCACGATGCGGATTTGGCACTTTGACTCTTAGGGTTCCGCGGCTCATGAACGCGTGATCTGGACCACCATCAGGCCCGCTGAAACCAAGGGCGCGCATGCGTGCGATGAACTCACGGCGCGAGACGGGAGTAAGGCGCGGCATTACCGGGCCCTC is a window from the Actinomycetota bacterium genome containing:
- a CDS encoding HEPN domain-containing protein, coding for MDEALRELVDGWLAKAETDWKAAGRLEPGDDEEDYDPVYYNVAAFHLQQAAEKTLKAFLARHSVAFMKTHHLDKLLGLAATVDVGFDSLADAAETLAPFAVEVRYPGDWDELSRDEYVEARQAAEKITETVMERMGDPGVG
- the fetB gene encoding iron export ABC transporter permease subunit FetB, whose amino-acid sequence is MPDANAGVIAISWWQLAISTGFVLVIGVISMRLALGIEKDLAIATARTFLQLTLLGLVLRWVFRLDSPWIVLGILLFMMAAAAQTIVKRAPDAPPGILGSSMIAMLLTGFTVTFAVTGLIVQVDPWYRAQYVIPIAGMVLGNSMNGIAVALERTFAEMDNRAGEIFALTALGATPWEAAGDIVRIAIRAGLIPTINSMAAAGLVFIPGMMTGQVLAGADPLHAAYYQIVVMLMVSAATALGSVLAVLLSFRRRFTADGIYLEKGYRT
- a CDS encoding nitroreductase family protein; the encoded protein is MDAIECIMTRRSIRRYTGEPVARELVDGVLAAAMAAPSAGNQQPWRFIVLDDREVLHGAAGTTPYGRMLEEAAFALVVCADTGDLKHPTMWQQDCSAATQNALLAAHALGLGGVWLGFWPKMERVTPLKELLGIPEGVEPLAVLAFGHPAEEKPPAGRFDPAFVHENRW
- a CDS encoding ATP-binding cassette domain-containing protein, with protein sequence MLLSADNLRFTLPGADGAAAVDVLDGVDFAVGAGELVDVVGPSGCGKTTLLRALARLLPGATGALALDGLDAADVPAAEWRARVALAPQVSVMRAGTVRDNLVLPWRLRARAAIATPPDAHLRVALDGVGLSDISLERDAAKLSLGQAARVALLRVTLTAPDVLLLDEPDANLDDASAAQVRAICERFVRDGGAAVRVRHLRSDDFAARRYRLEGGHLSEVT
- a CDS encoding nucleotidyltransferase domain-containing protein, encoding MVKSHDDIVLEEATRRLVCELKPTSVYLFGSRARGTASPDSDFDFFVVVPSGGERSLRRAQRAYRALRGLGISKDVVVTTVDRFDRFKGLQASLEYEVATQGRLLYG